CCTGGTGGGGTTTGAGGGTCGCCGTAAGCCCGAGCTCTACTTCACGGGGCGGCGCGTCGCAAACGCGTGCGTCGCCTTCGTCTACGATTCGTGCCACAACTTGAAGCTTCTGCTCGTAGCTCAGATTTGTGGAGTCCATGATAATGCTGAGCCTGAACTCGGAAACTCCGTTGGGAGAGACTGAGCAAGTGAGTCAGCGAGTGGGTGGGGGAAGAATAAGGTTTTTTTGAAAGACGAAGGGAGAGGGAAAGCAAATATGCCCTGCCCTTTGGCGGTGTGGAAATTTCATGTTTCGTTTAGAATTTACAATTCCAAAAGtcgataaaatttaatattcacGATATTAAAAAtcacttaaaaataattattctgtACTTTGATGAATTAAATATatcaaagaattaaaaaattattattattattatctatcttgtaaaataaataaataaagaagatgtactaaatataaaataaaatcgtaTAAATAGAAAACTCTAGTAttaatatcaatataattaatttaatataatagagataattcatatatttatttaatatatttagtaACATACAGAGAGAAAGGAGAATATTAAcagtatataaaaaaagaaagattattgttattgttatgaGTATTATTTTCGGaccacattttttttatttatacatatagAAGTATTCTCTCTTCATTGATTCATAAATGTGCAGTCCAACCTTGGAACTTTTGTACCGTCCACTATTAAGTTTTGGACCGCCTAAAATAGTTTGATTCGAGGAATTAACATTCATATTTATCACAACACTTTTTTTTGGATGTCCATTTAAAATTATGCATCGTTAAAAttttactaaagaaaaatataatagaaaaaaatatttagtaaaataaaaatagtacaATATTCTTTAAGATGGGAActacctcattaaaaaccttgtcaagaaaaattcaatagaaaaaaaaatctggccaagaaaaaaagagtacaatcttcccctcttattaccattatttaatatctcgaaatcggcgcatcccaatttaatgtaccaatcttttaaaggaggattttggaagtaactttgtaaataaatctgtcagaaaaaagagtacaacctcccccttttgtcaccattatttaatatctcgaaatcggcgcatcccaatctaatgtaccaatctttcaaaggagaaTTTTggaagtgactttgtaaataaatctgtcagattatcacttgagcggatctgttagACATCAATTGtttcttgattttgaagatcatgaataaagaagaaattgagagaaatatatgttgttctatcacctttgatgtatccaccttTAAGTTGTGTAATgcatgcatgctgtattatcttcaaacagaacAGTTGTAAATATCTTATTATCAATCactccacatgatgacagaatatattggatcaaactcttgagccaaaaacactcgcgacttaCTTCATatatcgctagtatttcagcatgattagaggatgtttaTGCAATCGTCTGTtttgtggacctccatgatatagttgtaccaccatatgtgaacaagTATTCTGTTTGGGATCTTCCTTTGtatggatcagacaagtatcctgcatatacatagccaactagttgtgacttggatccatatggATAAAACAATTCCATATCAACTGTTCCATAaagatatcgaaagatctgtttgattccattccaatgtttttgattggagagaaactatatcttgctagtaaattcacaacaattatatattgggtcgtgtattattagcaagatacattagtacCCCAATGGCACTGAAATATGATATTTTAGGAcaaaggatatcttcattttgtTCTTCAGGATGGAATTGATCATTTTTCACATCCAAATACCTTACGAAtattggggtacttaatggatgtgacttatccatataaaatctctttaagatcttttctgtgtatgttgtttgatgaataaaaatctcattttttaTATGTTCGATCTGCaagccgagacaaaatttagtctttccaaaatatttcatctcaaactcttcttttagagcttttatagttgttggaatctcttcagagattccaatgatatttaaatcatcaacgtacataAATATGTGGGCAGATATCGTCATTCTTAAATCCGTTTTTGACCCGTTACTCAGTAagatgattataccacatttgtCTATATTGCTTtaaaccatataaagatctttgcaatttggcTGAGTATAACCCCtatgaatattcattggatgattTAGATACTTTTAatccttcagggacttttatatagatatcacgatctaatgatCCGTATaagtaggctgttaccacatccattaaatgtaTATGTAGTTTATGTTATGTGGATAAACTGATCAAATAACACATTGTTATTACACCCACTACATGAAAATATGTtttttcataatctataccagacctctgtgaaaaaccttgtgccataAGTCGAGTTTTGTAGCGTActacttcatttttctcatttcgttttctctcAAATACCCATTTTTATCCAACAGATTTTACATCTTATGGtttacggactacaggtccaataacttcacgttttgcaaatGAGTATAATTTAACCTTCATAGCTTCTTCCCAGTTTGGCCAATCATTCATTTGTCGACATTTTTTGACTATTCTTGGCttaagatccttactttcatgcatgatatttaatgtcACATTATATGCTAATGTAGTTTATATCCATGATCCTTACTTTATATCCATTAAATTCATATGTAGTTTATATTATGCGGAAAAACTAATCAAATAACGCATTGTTATTACACCCACTACATGAAaatatgtttcttcataatctatatcaggcctttgtgaaaaaccttgtgccataAGTCGAGCTTTGTAGCGTACTACTTTATTTTTCCCATTTCGTTTTCTCTCAAATACCCATCtttatccaacaggttttacttCTTTTGGtttacggactacaggtccaaagacttcgcgttttgcaagtgagtctaatttaACCTTCATAGCTTCTTCCCAGTTTGGCCAATCATTcatttgtcgacattcttcgactatTTTTGGCTTAAGATCCTTACTtgcatgcatgatatttaatgtcacattatatgcaaatattttattaataattttgtctTATTTCGATCACATTTTTTTTCTgtaaagatataatttatcgagatctcatcaTTTCATCAATTTCAGGTACCTAAAcgttttctggcgttaaaactaTATCATAATTTTGAACAACTACAagtgtctttactatgtctttatctttttcaacaggaatattatTTACATCACTTATTTTTCGagtatttttgtctttggaatcGACAGACCTACCACGCTTATGACGTGGATTTGTTTTGGTGGTCATTTGTCCGACTGAGACATCAATTTGAATAAGAGCATTTTCAGCTAATGTATAGAATTCATTTATCCtttttgtatcagaaaatgTATCAGGAAAtttatttgctattctttgcaaatgtataatcttttaaaCTTCTAGTTTACATTGCTCTGATcaaggatctaaatgcatcaaagATGATGCAtttcaattaagttccttttcatgAAGCTCATTCTCTCCCCTTaatgttgaaaattttaattaatcaaaatgacaatctgtGAATTagactttaaatacatctctaatttgtatctcaagatacctcactatagagggagaataatatccaacatatatctccaattttctttggggtcccattttggtacGAGAAAGTGGTGCAATAGGAATATATATCACACACCCGAATATTTTTAAATGGAAAACATTTAACTGCtagccaaaagctaattgcatatgAGATAATTCATGGTAACTTGTTGGCCTCAAATGAATAAGTGTTGCAGTATGTAAAATAGTATGCCCCAAGTCGAGGTTGaaagatttgttctcataagtaagggtctagcaattaattgaaggcgtttaataagtgattcttctaacccattttgtgtgtgaacatgagcTACTGGATGTTAAACGCTTATTCAgctagccatacaataagcatcaaagaCTTGGAAAGTAAATTCACTAgtattatcaagacgaattgatttgattggattttttgaaaattgtgtttttaatcgaataatttgagtaAGTAATCTTGCAAAAGCCAGATTACAAGAAGACAATAAGTACACATAGTGCATGAATAAATCCACATATATCGCTTTAAATCCTTTGTATGAATTCAGGAGACTCAAATCCAATATTTACTAATGTGGCCTTAAAATTAGCTttccttgagaacatgcagcacaacaaaatttactaaatttaaaaatcttctagttctttagtgaatgtctctgggagttttcaataattctttgCATCATagttgttcccggatgacccaattGATCAtgtcaaattataaattcatttggACTGGTAAACTTCGGATTCACAAtgacatgtgattcaattgcactaattttagtatagTATAACTCAGATGAAAGTAAATGTAACTTttataatataacatttttatttgaatcatgagttatgatacataagtactcatattttttctcatttattgtttcaatatgatatccatttcgacGAATATATTTAAAACTTAATAAGTTCCTTAGAGACTTAGTAGATAATAGTGTactatttattatgaattttgttcctccaaaaaataaaatcatagctCTTACGGAGCCTTCTATTATATTGCTTGagccaataataatattaacatattcttcttttggtgcaagatgtataaaatatatattacttttgagaatgatatgcgaacttgcactatccgcaagacaaatatcttcattatatatccttgtcattttcttcaaagacaaataataataataacatgagTAAAAGTATATGcaccataatattatttttttgattgaatttttttaaagtactGTACGTAgtatcatatactaaaattttttttattattattttaaaacttgacacatttattagttttgaaatttataaacataaataatttattaaacattatttatatacatcacacttgaaatttaaataaatagagaataaaatttaaaattttttttacattatttgtTTACATAAGTACTCAAtccaaatatcaaaatttttcatcatttatcaaatgaccaatatttccttcaagatcctcaaagaaatcagatacttcataatgagtggtgtaaTTTTCAGCAACATcctttgaaacaaaatttgccTCCTTTCTTTTATCGTCCTTTTTCAAGGAtacttgataaagatcaactaggtAACTTAAGGAACGACATGTATGTGACCAATGATCTTTTTCACCACAATGGAAATATTTATCCTCTATTGATTTATTTTACCTatgatttctttctttatctcaCTTTTGGTGAGAtcctttcttgtgaacataattttttttctttccataatttttcttgttacaaaaaccttgccatttacctcttatGGGGTTATGATTTGCCGCATTTGCTTCAGAAAATTGGGCAGCGTCAGCTGAGTgtgcttcatgatttcttaaaaGTAATTCATTGTTACGCTCAACAACAAAAAAGCAAGAAATTAGCtcagtatattttttaaattatttttctcgaAACTGCTACTGCAGGTAGGGGTGGAAACAggtcaggccaggccaggctttATTCTTAACAGGCCAGGCCTGTAATAGAATATATTGGCCTTAGCCTGGCCTGTAGCCTGGTATAGGCTTTTTAATGAGTACTGAGCCTGGCCTGTTGTTAAATCTGGCCTGGCCTGAAGCCTGTCAATAGGcctgttttttttaataataattaaatttaagatataatttaatttttaaaattataaaatataaaataataaatttatgaataatattgatacaaaatacacatatataattaaagagaCAAATGGCTAAGTGGATAAAGGTATTATTATAAGATAGAAGACCCAAGTTCAAATCCTTTTACTAGTATAATAAaactctctatatatatttgcaGGCTCAGGCCGGCCTGACAGGCCCAATAGGCTATTTCAAAAGCCTAGACTTGACCTTTTAAAgaatatagatttttttaatagcCTGAGCCTGGGCCTATTTCCTATCAGGCCAGGCTAGACCAGGCCAAACACAGGCCAGGCTGCAGGCCCCTGGCAGGCCGCCTGGCCTATTTCCACCCCTaactgcaggagcacattcgaggcatgggaGGTCGAGAAAATTTTCTCTAACATGTCATTATCAGTTATCTTTTTCCCGCATAATTTCATTCGTAAGGTAATTCGGAACATTAACTGAATTGTATTCATTCATAGATTTAAAATCCTATAGACGTAAGTGTGTCTACTCATATCagacttgaggaagtatcactgtcttttgatgattatacatttcttcatgatttttctATAGAtatgcaggatcttttaatatgagatattcatttttcaatccttcgtcaagatgacgatgaAGGAAGATCATGACTTTGACTTTATCCTTTTGGGATGCATTATTATCCGCCTTAATGGTATCTTATagttccattgaatcaagatggatttcgaCATCTAGTATTCATGATAAGTAGttgtttttaaatatatcaagagcactaaattcaagatgaaagagttttaacataatgaaaatatattacctgagtcttcctaaaatttaATCAGAGTCTCATGCTGATAAcgtattgtaaaataaataaataaggaagatatgtaaatagaagactctaatattaatatttaccAATATAATTAACTCAATATAATAGATGATACGGTACCTGTATCCTCGGTCACCCGGAATGCTCGGCACGCAAATATCTGAGGCTGACATCACATTAAACAAGCTCGGAACAAAAGCAGATAAGCTCGGCCTCAcccaatcaaataaaaagacACGTGCATCATAAAGCTCGGTCCCGTATCAGCCGTCCGAAAATCTCGGCACATGATTAGGACCGAAGCAGCATCACCCAACTGAAAATAAGAAACGTGCTCAACTGGTTTATAGCACCAAAACAGAATATCTTAACCAATCTATAAACTAGGACTCACCCACTAACGGGTAAAAACCAACTCCTATAAAACCTAGCTAATATGCTCGGCTAGGTCTCAGGTTCTATCACTCTCAGTCTCTTACTTTTTGTTCTAAACTCATTTACTCAAAATCActactgacttgagcgtcggagtatcTTGTCCAGGTATTCCCGCCGCGGTGTTTGATCTTGGCCGATGTAAAGCTCTTCCTCTTCAGTGACGACTTGCTCGGAAGCGCTTAAGCTCGGCCACCCCAGTGTTCGGACGAACTacttggcgcccaccgtggggccggAGTACATCTAACCCCAGTTTTTCCTTTGTTTAGTCTTCTACCCTATTTTGCAGGATTCCCGATCCTCGAACATGGCTGACAAGGAAAGTCCACAACTCTCACAGGATGACCTCCTAGCTCGAATCGCCGAGCTTCAGGCAGAAGTACGAAGAATAGCTGAGCTGTCGACGCAGAACAATGGAGAAAGCTCCAAAAACTCGGCTCAAGGTTCTATAGACCCTTTAAACATCGCCCCGCCAAAGGAAAAGCTCACCATCGACAACCCCTTCTCCGAGGAGATCACAAATTATCAGATGCCAAAAAACTTTACTCTCCCCACCGCACTGGAGCCATACAAAGGGTTCGGCGACCCCCGAGCCCACGTAAAGAAGTTCCAATCAATGATGTTTTTCAACGGCCCTAAGAATGAGCCCGTCCTCTGTCGAGCATTCCCCACCTACCTCGACGGCGCTGCATTACTCTGGTTTTCTAAACTCCCTGAAGGTTCAATTTCCTCCTTCGAAGATCTTGCCAGATCATTCATCGATTACTTTGCCGCGTCAAGGATCTACGTACATGGATCGAACTATCTCGGCACTATCAAACAGGTCCAGCACGAGAGCCTGAAAGACTACATGACCAGATTCGCGGATGCCACTATGGAGATCCAGGACTTGGACCCGGCCGTCCACCTACACGCTCTGAAAGCCGGCCTCAGGCCCGGCAAATTTCGGGAGACCATCGCTATAACAAAGCCAAAGACGCTTGAGGAATTCCGAGAAAGGGCGGCAGGACAAATGGAGATCGAAGAACTCCGAGAAGCCCAAAAACCAGACAAACAACCACATCGGAGAGATGAAGAAAGAACTTTCAGATCACCAGGCAACAGGGACAATAAGAAACCTTCCAAGCCCGTTTCAAAGTATAACACATACACCAGATTCAATACCAGAAGAGAAAACATCATCAGAGAAATCCTCAACACCAAAATCATAAAGCCACCAGTCCGAGCAGGGAACTACCAGGATCAAAGGTTCGTGGACAAGACAAAACATTGTGCTTTCCACCGGAAGTTCGGCCACACCACGGATGACTGCATCATTGCAAAGGACCTCCTGGAAAGGCTAGCACACCAAGGGCTCCTAGACAAATATATCGAGACCCAGAAGAACAGAAGAGGAAACTCAGACAGGGTAGAGAATAAGCAAGCAATGGCCG
This portion of the Arachis duranensis cultivar V14167 chromosome 6, aradu.V14167.gnm2.J7QH, whole genome shotgun sequence genome encodes:
- the LOC107494936 gene encoding uncharacterized protein LOC107494936 — protein: MADKESPQLSQDDLLARIAELQAEVRRIAELSTQNNGESSKNSAQGSIDPLNIAPPKEKLTIDNPFSEEITNYQMPKNFTLPTALEPYKGFGDPRAHVKKFQSMMFFNGPKNEPVLCRAFPTYLDGAALLWFSKLPEGSISSFEDLARSFIDYFAASRIYVHGSNYLGTIKQVQHESLKDYMTRFADATMEIQDLDPAVHLHALKAGLRPGKFRETIAITKPKTLEEFRERAAGQMEIEELREAQKPDKQPHRRDEERTFRSPGNRDNKKPSKPVSKYNTYTRFNTRRENIIREILNTKIIKPPVRAGNYQDQRFVDKTKHCAFHRKFGHTTDDCIIAKDLLERLAHQGLLDKYIETQKNRRGNSDRVENKQAMADDKKERPPPDPPRGVINHISGGFAGGGETSLARKRSYRAMLAIEGTIQPKKDKDPDVTISFNQADFRSASPNLDDPMVISIQVGELLVRKTLLDPGSSANVLFYSTFTKMKLSDKLIQPSSGELIGFSGERVPIMGHIWLKTTMGEIPMSKSIDIQFLIVNCYSPYNIILGRPALNIFRAVVSTLHLCVKFPVQENKIATVYADHQEARQCYNAGLKPVQTKQEARPQVQAIHTSASPATLADLDPREDLGERPRPMDNLQQVTLTADEK